The Immundisolibacter sp. genome contains a region encoding:
- a CDS encoding CoA transferase, with protein sequence INDYPAVASDPQLQHNHMLESVQHAIQGPLTIPGIPLRLARTPGAIRRPPPALGEHSAQILGELGYSVDAIAQMAAGGLLGNSQAD encoded by the coding sequence CATCAACGACTACCCGGCGGTCGCCAGCGATCCGCAGCTACAGCACAACCACATGCTGGAGTCGGTTCAGCACGCCATCCAGGGTCCACTCACCATCCCCGGCATCCCGCTGCGCCTGGCCCGCACGCCCGGCGCCATACGACGCCCGCCGCCCGCGCTTGGGGAACACAGCGCTCAGATTCTGGGCGAACTGGGTTATTCGGTGGACGCGATCGCGCAAATGGCGGCGGGCGGCCTGCTGGGTAACAGCCAGGCGGATTGA
- a CDS encoding MBL fold metallo-hydrolase, which yields MVITNKQSGTNIHEVADGIYRINTPVFAQGGPGDFSYNQFLIVDDAPLLFHTGLRKMFPLVREAVASVLPVERLRFIGFSHVEADECGSLNEWLAAAPQSVPLCGKLAAMVSVDDIADRPAHALANGESLSLGSHTVRWFDTPHLPHGWECGLLMEEKTHTLLCSDLFAQGGAEHPPTTEADILGPSEAFRQVMDPYAHGPNARALLERLALTKPTTLACMHGSTWHGDGAKLLRSLADVLSS from the coding sequence ATGGTGATCACCAACAAGCAGTCCGGAACCAATATTCACGAAGTCGCGGATGGCATTTACCGAATCAACACGCCGGTCTTTGCGCAAGGCGGACCGGGCGACTTCTCCTACAACCAATTCCTGATCGTCGACGATGCCCCACTGCTGTTTCACACCGGGCTGCGCAAGATGTTTCCACTGGTACGCGAGGCGGTTGCGAGCGTGCTGCCGGTGGAGCGGCTGCGCTTCATCGGTTTCTCGCACGTCGAGGCCGATGAGTGCGGTTCGCTGAACGAATGGCTCGCCGCGGCGCCGCAGTCCGTGCCGCTGTGCGGCAAGCTGGCCGCGATGGTGTCGGTCGACGACATCGCCGATCGGCCGGCACACGCACTTGCGAATGGGGAGTCGCTCTCGCTCGGCAGCCACACCGTGCGCTGGTTCGACACCCCGCACCTGCCTCACGGATGGGAATGCGGTCTGCTGATGGAGGAGAAAACGCACACCTTGTTATGCAGCGATCTGTTCGCTCAAGGTGGCGCCGAGCATCCGCCAACCACCGAGGCGGACATCCTGGGCCCGAGCGAGGCCTTCCGTCAGGTCATGGACCCGTATGCCCACGGGCCGAACGCACGGGCCTTGCTGGAGCGGCTGGCCCTGACCAAACCGACCACGCTTGCGTGCATGCACGGCAGCACCTGGCACGGCGACGGGGCCAAGCTGTTGCGCTCGCTCGCCGATGTACTGTCGTCCTGA